In Streptomyces canus, one DNA window encodes the following:
- a CDS encoding serine/threonine-protein kinase, which translates to MSTLIGQGGMGQVWTAYDQRLDRRVAVKLLRPDKVAGQEADELRRRFVRECRVTAQVDHPGLVTVHDAGSEGEELFLVMQYVDGADLSDHLAEHDPYPWQWAVAVAAQLCAVLSAVHAVPIVHRDLKPRNVMVKQDGTVTVLDLGVASVMDTDTTRLTHTGSPIGSPAYMAPEQAMGGAVGPYTDLYALGVLLHELLSGDVPFAGSTALGVLHRHLYEPPLPVRRTRPEVPEALEALVLRLLAKDPQHRPASAQDVYEDLALLLPARGMPTGAPLDPTRPFLRPHAPWPDRARTPAPQPAPVTPVPEATEKPDVARAVDEVKRLLGEGRITQAVDILGGILPAAAEQHGVNSPVVRTLRKQYAATLMDDGQYRRALPELRRLADERATEAGHADPQSLRFRYDAAQCLEQLGEPAAALAEYRALLPYYENQYVAGDPQLAHDVRRRIGHLLLALGDRAAAHDTLARLLHDVERLHGPAHPLAVEVRRTLQWLGQVRG; encoded by the coding sequence CTGTCCACGCTCATCGGACAGGGCGGCATGGGCCAGGTGTGGACGGCGTACGACCAGCGGCTCGACCGGCGCGTGGCGGTGAAGCTGCTGCGCCCCGACAAGGTGGCCGGGCAGGAGGCTGACGAACTGCGCCGAAGGTTCGTGCGGGAGTGCCGGGTGACCGCGCAGGTCGACCACCCCGGGCTCGTCACCGTGCACGACGCGGGCAGCGAGGGCGAGGAGCTGTTCCTCGTCATGCAGTACGTCGACGGCGCGGACCTCTCCGACCATCTCGCCGAGCACGACCCGTACCCCTGGCAGTGGGCGGTCGCGGTCGCCGCGCAACTGTGCGCCGTGCTGAGCGCCGTGCACGCCGTGCCGATCGTCCACCGCGACCTCAAGCCGCGCAACGTGATGGTGAAGCAGGACGGCACGGTCACCGTCCTCGACCTCGGTGTCGCCTCCGTCATGGACACCGACACCACCCGTCTCACCCACACCGGTTCGCCGATCGGCTCGCCCGCCTACATGGCGCCCGAGCAGGCCATGGGCGGCGCGGTCGGCCCGTACACCGACCTGTACGCACTCGGCGTACTGCTGCACGAACTGCTCAGCGGCGACGTCCCGTTCGCGGGCTCCACCGCGCTCGGCGTACTGCACCGGCACCTGTACGAGCCCCCGCTGCCCGTGCGCCGCACCCGCCCCGAAGTCCCCGAGGCCCTCGAAGCGCTCGTCCTGCGGCTGCTCGCCAAGGACCCGCAGCACCGCCCGGCCTCCGCGCAGGACGTGTACGAGGACCTGGCGCTGCTCCTGCCCGCGCGCGGGATGCCCACCGGAGCACCCCTCGACCCCACCCGCCCCTTCCTGCGCCCGCACGCCCCCTGGCCGGACCGCGCCCGCACGCCCGCGCCCCAGCCCGCCCCGGTCACACCGGTCCCCGAGGCGACCGAGAAACCGGACGTCGCGCGCGCGGTCGACGAGGTCAAGCGGCTTCTCGGCGAGGGCCGCATCACCCAGGCCGTCGACATCCTCGGCGGCATCCTGCCCGCGGCCGCCGAACAGCACGGCGTGAACTCCCCGGTCGTACGCACCCTGCGCAAGCAGTACGCCGCCACCCTCATGGACGACGGCCAGTACCGCCGCGCACTGCCCGAACTGCGCCGCCTCGCCGACGAACGCGCCACCGAGGCCGGCCACGCCGACCCGCAGTCCCTGCGCTTCCGCTACGACGCCGCCCAGTGTCTGGAACAACTCGGGGAACCCGCGGCCGCACTGGCCGAATACCGCGCCCTGCTGCCGTACTACGAGAACCAGTACGTGGCCGGCGACCCCCAGCTCGCCCACGACGTCCGCCGCCGCATCGGGCACCTCCTGCTCGCCCTCGGCGACCGCGCCGCCGCCCACGACACACTCGCGCGCCTGCTGCACGACGTGGAGCGCTTGCACGGACCGGCGCACCCGCTCGCGGTCGAGGTCCGCCGGACGCTCCAGTGGCTGGGACAGGTGCGGGGTTAG
- a CDS encoding N-6 DNA methylase, protein MQDNTTEVTAAGIARLAGVGRAAVSNWRRRHADFPRPVGGTETSPSFALAEVESWLRKQGKLAEVPLRERVWQQLSGHPEGPVTALTHAGCLLLLIHDRPTVWLEVSAGSDERLSEMLPGALREVFTPRFGPESAMNTAPAVNTPGRVHTPDADRASANAVDGTTAADAVNPASRVNIADAVNTANAVNPPPPARPASGVHTPSAVNTHPAVHLPTGSELLPSAPLLRGVAELAAELGARQTFEFLLGRHLDANPRQYTLTPADLAALMADLAGPARTVLDPACGTGALLRAAATRPDQELHAQDNAPELAALTTLRLALQTWSTVHAAVGDSLRADAHPRLRADAVLCHPPFNERNWGHDELAYDPRWEYGFPARTESELAWVQHALARLKDGGAGVLLMPPAAASRRSGRRIRADLLRRGALRAVIALPVGAAPPYNIPLHLWVLRRPEKAPAQPEVLLVDVGQFAGEGRGGPDWRAVREAVLDAWQAFGRPGRFPERPGVARALPVIELLDDDVDLAPARHLPPPTAAGGADQLTAVREHLGETLRLTADLTPPRGDAAHPARWPLTTIGELARGGALMLRTGGNGGHARVPVLTDHDVLFGADPSGTLPESEEEAVLTEPGDVVVPVLGGGSVARVIDATTGGAALGRNLVLLRPDPAALDPWFLAGFLRGTANNRQASSYASTATRLDVRRLQLPRLPLDEQRRYGQRFRVLDEFERALRHAGRLGEQLVRGMYDGLTDGTVAPD, encoded by the coding sequence GTGCAGGACAACACGACTGAGGTGACCGCTGCCGGTATCGCACGGCTGGCCGGCGTGGGCCGCGCGGCCGTCAGTAACTGGCGCCGTCGGCACGCCGACTTCCCGAGGCCCGTCGGCGGCACCGAGACCAGCCCGTCCTTCGCGCTCGCCGAGGTCGAGTCCTGGCTGCGCAAGCAGGGAAAACTCGCTGAGGTCCCCTTGCGGGAACGCGTCTGGCAGCAGCTCTCCGGCCACCCTGAGGGCCCGGTCACCGCACTCACCCACGCGGGCTGCCTCCTGCTGCTGATCCACGACCGCCCGACGGTCTGGCTGGAGGTGAGCGCCGGCTCCGACGAGCGCCTCTCGGAGATGCTGCCGGGGGCGCTGCGGGAGGTGTTCACGCCGCGATTCGGACCCGAGTCGGCGATGAACACCGCACCCGCTGTGAACACCCCGGGGCGGGTTCACACCCCCGACGCCGACCGGGCCTCGGCGAACGCCGTGGACGGCACGACCGCCGCGGACGCCGTGAACCCCGCGAGCCGAGTGAACATCGCGGACGCCGTGAACACCGCGAACGCCGTGAACCCCCCACCCCCCGCACGCCCCGCCTCCGGTGTTCACACCCCCTCCGCTGTGAACACCCACCCCGCCGTTCACCTCCCCACCGGCTCGGAACTCCTGCCCTCCGCCCCCCTCCTGCGGGGCGTCGCCGAGCTGGCCGCCGAGCTGGGCGCCCGGCAGACCTTCGAGTTCCTGCTCGGCCGGCACCTCGACGCCAACCCGCGCCAGTACACGCTCACCCCCGCCGACCTGGCCGCTCTCATGGCCGACCTCGCCGGCCCCGCCCGCACCGTCCTGGACCCGGCCTGCGGCACCGGCGCCCTCCTGCGGGCCGCCGCCACCCGCCCCGACCAGGAGCTCCACGCCCAGGACAACGCCCCCGAACTCGCCGCGCTCACCACGCTCCGGCTCGCCCTGCAGACCTGGTCCACCGTGCACGCTGCGGTCGGCGACAGCCTGCGCGCGGACGCCCACCCCCGGCTGCGCGCCGACGCCGTCCTGTGCCACCCGCCGTTCAACGAGCGCAACTGGGGCCACGACGAACTCGCCTACGACCCCCGCTGGGAGTACGGCTTCCCGGCCCGCACCGAGTCCGAGCTCGCCTGGGTCCAGCACGCACTCGCGCGCCTCAAGGACGGCGGCGCCGGCGTCCTGCTCATGCCGCCCGCCGCCGCCTCCCGCCGCTCCGGCCGCCGTATCCGTGCCGATCTGCTGCGCCGCGGCGCCCTGCGCGCCGTGATCGCCCTGCCGGTCGGGGCGGCACCGCCGTACAACATCCCGCTGCACCTGTGGGTGCTGCGCCGCCCGGAGAAGGCGCCCGCGCAGCCGGAGGTGCTCCTCGTCGACGTGGGGCAGTTCGCGGGGGAGGGGCGCGGCGGGCCGGACTGGCGGGCCGTGCGCGAGGCCGTTCTCGACGCCTGGCAGGCCTTCGGACGGCCCGGTCGCTTCCCGGAACGGCCCGGAGTGGCCCGTGCGCTGCCCGTCATCGAACTCCTCGACGACGACGTGGACCTCGCTCCCGCCCGTCACCTGCCACCCCCCACGGCGGCCGGCGGCGCCGACCAGCTCACGGCCGTGCGCGAGCACCTGGGCGAAACCCTGCGCCTGACCGCCGACCTCACCCCGCCGCGCGGCGACGCCGCGCACCCCGCGCGGTGGCCGCTCACCACCATCGGCGAACTCGCGCGCGGGGGAGCCCTGATGCTGCGCACGGGCGGAAACGGCGGCCACGCACGCGTGCCCGTGCTCACCGACCACGATGTCCTCTTCGGGGCCGACCCCTCCGGGACGCTTCCCGAGAGCGAGGAGGAGGCGGTACTGACCGAACCGGGCGACGTCGTCGTACCGGTGCTGGGCGGCGGCTCGGTGGCGCGCGTGATCGACGCGACGACCGGGGGCGCCGCGCTGGGGCGCAACCTCGTGCTGCTGCGCCCCGATCCGGCGGCGCTCGACCCCTGGTTCCTGGCCGGCTTCCTGCGCGGCACCGCCAACAACCGCCAGGCCAGCAGTTATGCCTCCACCGCGACCCGCCTGGACGTGCGCAGGCTCCAGTTGCCCAGGCTCCCGCTCGACGAACAACGGCGCTACGGCCAACGCTTCCGCGTGCTCGACGAGTTCGAGCGGGCGCTCAGGCACGCGGGCCGGCTCGGAGAGCAGCTCGTGCGCGGAATGTACGACGGGCTCACCGACGGAACGGTCGCGCCCGACTGA
- a CDS encoding transglycosylase family protein — translation MLFSGKGKHRRPSKATRAAALAGVTGVAIAAPLMAAGNASAATASEWDTVAQCESGGNWSINTGNGYYGGLQFSASTWAAYGGTQYAAQANQASKSQQIAVAEKVLASQGKGAWPVCGTGLSSATYSGGSSSSSSNSSSNTSSRSTEEQSASRSTDRPAAKKTVTTPTGKKVKKGDGEYKVVKGDTLSSIAEKHKVKGGWQKLFKLNKDIITDADFIYPGQQLHLK, via the coding sequence ATGCTGTTTTCCGGCAAGGGCAAGCACCGTCGTCCGTCCAAGGCCACTCGCGCCGCCGCGCTCGCCGGTGTCACCGGTGTCGCCATCGCCGCCCCGCTGATGGCGGCCGGCAACGCCTCCGCCGCCACCGCCTCCGAGTGGGACACCGTCGCCCAGTGCGAGTCCGGCGGCAACTGGTCCATCAACACCGGCAACGGCTACTACGGCGGTCTGCAGTTCTCGGCCTCCACCTGGGCCGCGTACGGCGGCACGCAGTACGCCGCGCAGGCCAACCAGGCCAGCAAGTCCCAGCAGATCGCCGTCGCCGAGAAGGTCCTCGCCTCGCAGGGCAAGGGTGCCTGGCCGGTCTGCGGCACCGGCCTGTCCAGCGCCACCTACAGCGGCGGCAGCAGCTCGTCCTCCTCCAACAGCTCCTCGAACACGAGCAGCCGTTCGACCGAGGAGCAGAGCGCCTCCCGTTCGACCGACCGTCCGGCGGCCAAGAAGACCGTCACCACCCCGACCGGCAAGAAGGTCAAGAAGGGCGACGGCGAGTACAAGGTCGTCAAGGGTGACACCCTCAGCTCGATCGCCGAGAAGCACAAGGTCAAGGGCGGCTGGCAGAAGCTGTTCAAGCTGAACAAGGACATCATCACCGACGCCGACTTCATCTACCCGGGCCAGCAGCTGCACCTCAAGTAA
- a CDS encoding transglycosylase family protein gives MLSGNGRHRRPRQAPALLIAAGVTGSAIAIPLLGATGASAATGTTWDRVAECESGGSWSANDGNGYYGGLQMSQENWEKYGGLEYAKTADLASRNQQIAVAEKLLADQGIAAWPTCGLLNGLSKDSSSADVDTGVESGTPSASASGSSESSGSSGSSNSSGSGESSGLLGALDGSSTTPSPSATPSSGDKGSGKSDKKNSSGSEGSAAEGAQSSDSSPVVNPEEDEADKSWQEGSSSALVDVGALGSGKHRGGSAEENATKSAASSAAGRHAARTYTVQEGDSLASIADSLGLDGGWRALYAENKDRIGADPSNIVAGQTLDTGAE, from the coding sequence ATGCTCTCCGGGAACGGTCGTCACCGTCGCCCCCGTCAGGCTCCGGCTCTCCTCATTGCGGCCGGTGTGACGGGATCCGCCATCGCGATCCCACTGCTCGGGGCGACCGGAGCGAGCGCCGCCACCGGCACCACCTGGGACCGGGTCGCGGAATGCGAGAGCGGCGGCTCCTGGAGCGCGAACGACGGCAACGGCTACTACGGCGGCCTCCAGATGTCCCAGGAGAACTGGGAGAAGTACGGCGGCCTCGAATACGCCAAGACCGCGGATCTGGCCAGCCGCAACCAGCAGATAGCCGTGGCCGAGAAGCTTCTCGCGGACCAGGGCATCGCCGCGTGGCCGACCTGCGGTCTGCTCAACGGTCTCAGCAAGGACTCGAGCTCGGCCGATGTCGACACGGGTGTGGAGAGCGGGACGCCCTCGGCCTCCGCGTCCGGCTCGTCGGAATCATCCGGTTCGTCCGGTTCCTCCAACTCGTCGGGCTCCGGAGAGTCTTCCGGTCTGCTCGGCGCGCTGGACGGTTCGTCCACGACTCCCTCGCCGTCGGCCACCCCCTCCAGCGGTGACAAGGGTTCCGGCAAGTCGGACAAAAAGAACTCCTCGGGTTCCGAGGGTTCCGCCGCGGAAGGGGCGCAGTCTTCCGACAGCTCACCCGTGGTGAACCCAGAAGAGGACGAAGCGGACAAGTCGTGGCAGGAGGGCAGCTCTTCGGCCCTCGTGGACGTCGGCGCCCTCGGCTCCGGCAAGCACCGGGGTGGCAGCGCCGAGGAGAATGCGACGAAGAGCGCGGCCTCCTCCGCGGCCGGCCGCCACGCCGCCCGTACCTACACCGTCCAGGAGGGCGACTCCCTCGCCTCCATCGCCGACTCCCTTGGCCTCGACGGGGGATGGCGCGCCCTCTATGCCGAGAACAAGGACCGCATCGGGGCCGACCCGAGCAACATCGTCGCCGGTCAGACGCTCGACACAGGGGCTGAATAG
- a CDS encoding cytochrome P450 family protein: MTDQPSATPADPATPGTPASPAVPAATTPAPELFSWEFATNPYPAYAWLREHAPVHRTRLPSGVEAWLVTRYADAKQALADQRLSKNPAHHDEPAHARGKTGIPGERKAELMTHLLNIDPPDHTRLRRLVSKAFTPRRVAEFTPRVQELTDRLIDGFATTGTADLIHDFAFPLPIYAICDLLGVPREDQDDFRDWAGMMIRHGGGPRGGVARSVKKMRGYLAELIHRKREALPDEPAPGEDLISGLIRASDHGEHLTENEAAAMAFILLFAGFETTVNLIGNGVYALLTHPEQRNRLQQSLVAGERGLLETGVEELLRYDGPVELATWRFATEPLRIGGQDIAAGDPVLVVLAAADRDPERFADPDVLDLSRRDNQHLGYGHGIHYCLGAPLARLEGQTALATLLTRLPDLQLAVDSADLRWRGGLIMRGLRTLPVEFTPVR, encoded by the coding sequence GTGACCGACCAGCCCTCAGCCACCCCCGCCGACCCTGCGACCCCCGGCACCCCCGCGTCCCCCGCCGTCCCCGCCGCCACGACTCCCGCCCCCGAGTTGTTCTCCTGGGAGTTCGCCACCAACCCCTATCCCGCCTACGCCTGGCTCCGCGAGCACGCCCCCGTGCACAGGACCCGGCTGCCCAGCGGGGTGGAGGCCTGGCTGGTCACCCGGTACGCCGATGCCAAGCAGGCCCTCGCCGACCAGCGGCTCAGCAAGAACCCGGCGCACCACGACGAGCCCGCGCACGCCAGGGGCAAGACGGGTATCCCGGGGGAGCGCAAGGCGGAGCTGATGACGCATCTGCTGAACATCGACCCGCCGGACCACACCAGGCTCCGACGGCTCGTCAGCAAGGCGTTCACACCCCGGAGGGTCGCCGAATTCACGCCGCGGGTGCAGGAGTTGACCGACCGCCTCATCGACGGGTTCGCGACCACCGGCACCGCCGACCTCATCCACGACTTCGCCTTCCCGCTCCCCATCTACGCGATCTGCGACCTGCTCGGCGTCCCCCGCGAGGACCAGGACGACTTCCGGGACTGGGCGGGCATGATGATCCGTCACGGAGGGGGGCCGCGCGGCGGGGTCGCGCGGTCCGTGAAGAAGATGCGCGGCTATCTCGCCGAGCTCATCCACCGGAAGCGGGAAGCGCTGCCCGACGAGCCGGCCCCGGGCGAGGACCTCATCTCCGGACTGATCCGCGCCTCCGACCACGGCGAGCACCTCACCGAGAACGAGGCCGCGGCGATGGCGTTCATCCTCTTGTTCGCCGGCTTCGAGACCACCGTCAATCTCATCGGGAACGGCGTGTACGCCCTCCTCACCCACCCCGAGCAGCGGAACCGGCTGCAGCAGTCCCTGGTCGCCGGGGAAAGAGGCCTCCTGGAGACCGGTGTGGAGGAGCTCCTGCGATACGACGGCCCGGTCGAGCTGGCCACCTGGCGGTTCGCCACCGAGCCCCTGAGGATCGGCGGTCAGGACATCGCGGCCGGTGACCCGGTGCTCGTCGTGCTCGCGGCGGCGGACCGGGATCCCGAGCGGTTCGCCGACCCCGATGTGCTCGATCTGTCCCGCCGTGACAATCAGCACCTCGGTTACGGCCACGGCATCCACTACTGCCTCGGTGCCCCGCTCGCCCGTCTGGAGGGGCAGACCGCGCTCGCCACCCTCCTCACCCGTCTCCCGGACCTGCAACTCGCGGTGGATTCAGCCGATTTGCGCTGGCGTGGGGGACTCATCATGCGTGGACTGCGCACTTTGCCCGTGGAGTTCACGCCCGTCCGGTAA
- a CDS encoding SurA N-terminal domain-containing protein has translation MHRRRRTALVLSAALAAAAPLLTACGSDAHPGAAAVVGGQRITVAQLENRVTEVRDAQREAVTDEAQYAQAVAKTGTLTRDVLHGMVLDQVLHRAAENADVSVTRKEVQELRSGLEEQAGGAKGLEKAWLQQYGIAPERLDENLLLQLEAQKLAGKLGTDTGDPAFWNALSKASKQLDVDLNPRYGTWDVAKSTRVDAKTPWVREVTTAGSEQSA, from the coding sequence TTGCACCGCCGTCGTCGCACCGCGCTCGTCCTCTCCGCCGCGCTCGCCGCCGCGGCACCCCTGCTCACCGCGTGTGGAAGCGACGCGCATCCCGGCGCCGCGGCCGTCGTCGGCGGGCAGCGGATCACTGTCGCGCAGCTGGAGAACCGGGTGACCGAGGTGCGGGACGCGCAGCGGGAGGCCGTCACCGACGAGGCCCAGTACGCGCAGGCCGTCGCCAAGACCGGCACCCTCACCCGCGACGTCCTGCACGGTATGGTCCTCGATCAGGTGCTGCACCGGGCGGCCGAGAACGCGGACGTGTCCGTCACCCGCAAGGAGGTCCAGGAGCTGCGCTCCGGCCTGGAGGAGCAGGCCGGCGGTGCCAAGGGCCTGGAGAAGGCATGGCTCCAGCAGTACGGCATCGCCCCCGAACGCCTCGACGAGAACCTCCTCCTCCAGCTGGAGGCCCAGAAACTCGCCGGAAAGCTCGGCACCGACACCGGCGACCCCGCCTTCTGGAACGCCCTGAGCAAGGCGTCCAAGCAACTCGACGTCGACCTCAACCCGCGCTACGGCACCTGGGACGTCGCGAAGAGCACCCGCGTCGACGCGAAGACCCCGTGGGTGCGGGAGGTCACGACGGCGGGCAGCGAGCAGAGCGCGTAG
- a CDS encoding glycoside hydrolase domain-containing protein gives MSSHRQSKKRRYVTWGVAGAAVVAGAGLAAQSSMAATTWPAQKTYTGRAFDTCAAPSLSAMKAWHGGLYGAAAVYVGGKNRGCSQPNLTASWVKSVSTVGWKLIPLYVGAQPPCQSGSNPEKLTASTAASLGATDGADAVAKASALGMKVGSPIYLDMEAYDITNKACNDAVLTYVRAFDKTLRAKTYRAGFYGFTSSSAKAIANATNKTDLPGNLWYALWDKQNTTTADWPFGATQYTDHSRGHQYLVNSKESRNGYTITVDRDAWDGPVAITG, from the coding sequence ATGTCCAGCCATCGGCAGTCGAAGAAGCGCAGATACGTCACGTGGGGCGTCGCCGGAGCCGCCGTGGTCGCCGGCGCGGGTCTCGCCGCGCAGAGCTCGATGGCCGCGACCACCTGGCCGGCGCAGAAGACGTACACCGGCCGCGCCTTCGACACCTGCGCCGCCCCCTCCCTCTCCGCGATGAAGGCCTGGCACGGCGGCCTCTACGGCGCCGCCGCCGTCTACGTGGGCGGCAAGAACCGGGGCTGCTCCCAGCCCAACCTCACCGCCTCCTGGGTCAAGTCGGTCAGCACGGTCGGCTGGAAGCTCATCCCGCTCTACGTCGGAGCCCAGCCGCCCTGCCAGAGCGGCTCCAACCCGGAGAAGCTCACCGCCTCCACCGCCGCCTCCCTGGGCGCGACGGACGGCGCGGACGCGGTGGCCAAGGCCTCCGCGCTCGGCATGAAGGTCGGCAGCCCGATCTATCTGGACATGGAGGCGTACGACATCACGAACAAGGCGTGCAACGACGCCGTGCTCACCTATGTGCGTGCCTTCGACAAGACCCTGCGCGCGAAGACGTACCGAGCGGGCTTCTACGGCTTCACCAGCTCCAGCGCCAAGGCGATCGCCAACGCGACCAACAAGACCGACCTGCCGGGCAACCTCTGGTACGCGCTGTGGGACAAGCAGAACACCACCACCGCGGACTGGCCCTTCGGCGCCACGCAGTACACGGATCACAGCCGTGGCCACCAGTACCTCGTGAACAGCAAGGAGTCGCGCAACGGCTACACGATCACCGTGGACCGGGACGCGTGGGACGGTCCGGTGGCCATCACCGGCTGA
- the eno gene encoding phosphopyruvate hydratase, whose protein sequence is MLVPSIDVVVAREILDSRGNPTVEVEVGLDDGSTGRAAVPSGASTGAFEAIELRDGDPNRYQGKGVEKAVLAVIEQIGPELVGYDATEQRLIDQAMFDLDATDNKGSLGANAILGVSLAVAHAASEASDLPLFRYLGGPNAHLLPVPMMNILNGGSHADSNVDIQEFMIAPIGAESFSEALRWGTEVYHTLKKVLKSKGLSTGLGDEGGFAPNLESNRAALDLILEAIKEAGYIPGEQVALALDVAASEFYKDGKYQFEGKDRSAAEMTEYYEELVAAYPLVSIEDPLFEDDWAGWKVLTDKLGDKVQIVGDDLFVTNPERLARGIDDGAANALLVKVNQIGSLTETLDAVELAQRSGFKCMMSHRSGETEDVTIADLAVATNCGQIKTGAPARSERVAKYNQLLRIEEILDDAAVYAGRSAFPRFKG, encoded by the coding sequence ATGCTCGTGCCGTCCATCGACGTCGTCGTAGCCCGGGAAATCCTGGACTCCCGAGGCAACCCCACGGTCGAGGTCGAGGTCGGCCTCGACGACGGCAGCACGGGTCGTGCCGCCGTCCCGTCCGGCGCCTCCACGGGTGCCTTCGAGGCCATCGAGCTCCGCGACGGTGACCCCAACCGCTACCAGGGCAAGGGTGTCGAGAAGGCCGTCCTGGCCGTCATCGAGCAGATCGGCCCGGAGCTGGTCGGCTACGACGCCACCGAGCAGCGCCTGATCGACCAGGCGATGTTCGACCTGGACGCCACCGACAACAAGGGCTCGCTCGGCGCCAACGCCATCCTCGGCGTCTCCCTCGCCGTCGCCCACGCCGCCTCCGAGGCCAGCGACCTCCCGCTCTTCCGCTACCTGGGCGGCCCGAACGCGCACCTGCTGCCGGTGCCGATGATGAACATCCTGAACGGCGGCTCGCACGCCGACTCCAACGTGGACATCCAGGAGTTCATGATCGCCCCGATCGGCGCGGAGTCCTTCTCCGAGGCGCTGCGCTGGGGCACCGAGGTCTACCACACCCTCAAGAAGGTCCTGAAGAGCAAGGGTCTGTCCACCGGCCTCGGTGACGAGGGCGGCTTCGCGCCGAACCTGGAGTCCAACCGCGCCGCCCTGGACCTCATCCTCGAGGCCATCAAGGAAGCCGGTTACATCCCCGGCGAGCAGGTCGCCCTGGCGCTCGACGTCGCCGCCTCCGAGTTCTACAAGGACGGCAAGTACCAGTTCGAGGGCAAGGACCGCTCCGCCGCCGAGATGACGGAGTACTACGAGGAGCTCGTGGCGGCCTACCCGCTCGTCTCCATCGAGGACCCGCTGTTCGAGGACGACTGGGCCGGCTGGAAGGTCCTCACCGACAAGCTCGGTGACAAGGTCCAGATCGTCGGCGACGACCTGTTCGTCACCAACCCGGAGCGCCTGGCCCGCGGCATCGACGACGGCGCCGCCAACGCCCTGCTCGTCAAGGTGAACCAGATCGGCTCGCTCACCGAGACGCTGGACGCCGTCGAGCTCGCCCAGCGCAGCGGCTTCAAGTGCATGATGTCCCACCGCTCCGGCGAGACCGAGGACGTCACCATCGCCGACCTCGCCGTCGCCACCAACTGCGGCCAGATCAAGACCGGCGCCCCGGCCCGCTCCGAGCGCGTCGCCAAGTACAACCAGCTCCTGCGCATCGAGGAGATCCTCGACGACGCGGCCGTGTACGCGGGCCGCTCGGCCTTCCCGCGCTTCAAGGGCTGA
- a CDS encoding nucleoside triphosphate pyrophosphohydrolase yields MNATGFEPAPDQDPDTASAPGRIVLLTTSHRVAPGLLSWPAWQALHAADHVLCADGAHPQLPYLREAGIAVDETSPTAEELVGACAGGHTVVVVATGEGEPALTDGLARLAGSGRIQMPELELLPASYDLPGARLLDLVQVMDRIRAECPWSSQQTHEGLAKYGIEEAYELVEAIEEGDRDELREELGDVLLQVVFHSRIAEEDPDAPFSVDDVAGGIVAKLIHRHPHVFGDETASTPEEVKAHWLRTKAIEKQRSSVTEGIPLGQPGLALAAKLASRVRTAGLDVPLPKTEGIGYELLVLAARAEAEGVDPEAALRAAARLYRDAIREVEAPHPPDNVKE; encoded by the coding sequence GTGAACGCAACCGGCTTCGAGCCCGCCCCTGACCAGGACCCGGACACGGCGTCCGCCCCCGGCCGCATCGTCCTGCTCACCACCAGCCACCGCGTCGCCCCCGGCCTGTTGTCCTGGCCCGCCTGGCAGGCGCTGCACGCCGCAGACCATGTTCTGTGCGCGGACGGAGCCCATCCCCAGCTGCCGTATCTGCGGGAGGCGGGGATAGCGGTCGACGAGACGTCCCCGACCGCCGAGGAGCTGGTCGGAGCGTGCGCGGGCGGACACACGGTGGTCGTCGTGGCCACGGGCGAGGGCGAGCCGGCCCTCACGGACGGTCTGGCACGCCTCGCCGGATCCGGACGCATACAGATGCCCGAGCTGGAGCTGCTCCCCGCCTCCTACGACCTGCCCGGTGCCCGGCTCCTCGACCTCGTCCAGGTCATGGACCGGATCCGCGCCGAGTGCCCGTGGTCCTCCCAGCAGACCCACGAGGGCCTCGCCAAGTACGGCATCGAGGAGGCGTACGAACTCGTCGAGGCCATCGAGGAGGGCGACCGCGACGAACTGCGCGAGGAACTCGGGGACGTCCTGCTCCAGGTCGTCTTCCACTCCCGTATCGCCGAGGAGGACCCGGACGCCCCCTTCTCCGTCGACGACGTCGCCGGCGGCATCGTCGCCAAGCTCATCCACCGCCATCCGCACGTCTTCGGCGACGAGACGGCCAGCACGCCGGAGGAGGTCAAGGCGCACTGGCTGCGCACCAAGGCGATAGAGAAGCAGCGCAGTTCGGTGACCGAAGGCATCCCGCTCGGCCAGCCCGGCCTCGCCCTCGCGGCGAAGCTGGCGTCGCGGGTTCGGACGGCGGGCCTGGACGTCCCGCTCCCGAAGACCGAGGGCATCGGCTACGAACTCCTCGTCCTGGCCGCCCGCGCCGAGGCGGAGGGCGTCGACCCGGAGGCGGCCCTGCGCGCGGCGGCACGGCTGTACCGGGACGCGATCCGGGAGGTCGAGGCACCCCACCCGCCGGATAACGTCAAGGAGTGA